The following coding sequences are from one Lolium rigidum isolate FL_2022 chromosome 6, APGP_CSIRO_Lrig_0.1, whole genome shotgun sequence window:
- the LOC124662730 gene encoding protein Rf1, mitochondrial-like yields the protein MVVRHGSNRHGGGQTDHSRSFTERGESSTPPPTGKKTEANKIRSDVARIRGRYRYRNYGIAAPSAFANRESDRYRRCRASAPSAASSSSSSRQRSSTVLVPKFAPGDYLNDAELERLLPQLGVNAGLAPGDFVERNLDIVVGLISRSSQRDADKAEEWRRVTEGQGRLCDSNLPPRTSRKEFPTPRLCSSTPPAILLHPADFPNPPPPLLLQTSTPPLSRFRHHSTTPMSRLRPLRRSSSSTSTSPPSRSWSPHAAFPAATGRVRTGTLSQEDAHNLFDELLRQATPVPERSLNGFLAALARAPSYDDRRSGPALAVALFNRVCQEDVGLQVAPPTVCTFAILMDCCCRARRPDLGLAFFGRFLKEGMKTNQIIANTFLKCFCDAKRTDEAVDVLLHRMSELGCVPDVISYNTVLKRLCEDSRSQQALDLLLTLAREGGGCSPDVVSYSTVIHGFFREGEIGKACNLFHEMLQQGVVPSVVTYSSVIDALCKARAMDKAELILRHMADNGVRPDSVTFNCMINGYSTSERWKEAAKMFKEMISLGLVPNIITCSSLIASLCKHGRSKEAAQIFDSMTAKGHKPDITSYSILLHGYGNEGFLLDMVNLFNSMKNNGIVPNCRVFNILIGAYAKCGMMDEAMLIFSEMQGWGVCPDLVTYSTVIAALCRMGRLGDAKEKFSEMIVVGIQPEKVVYHCLIQGCCMHGDLVKAKELVSEMVNKGIPRPNIVFFNSVINSLCKDGRVVDAQDTFDLVIHIGERPDVITFNSLIDGYGLVGKMDKTLRVLDAMVSEGVEPNVVTYNTLVNSYFKNGRFDDGLALFTEMLSKRVKPTTVTYGIILDGLFRAGRTDDAKKRFHEMIQSGIAVNISIYNIILGGLCRNNCAGEAMTLFHKLAEMNVKFDIKTLNIMIDAMYKVRKREEAKKLFAAISNGGLVPNVFTYSIVIKNLLKEGSLEEADNIFSSMEKIGCAPSSRLINDVIRMLLENGKIAKAGDYLSKVDGKSISLEASTTSLMLSLFSTNGKYREDMKLLPAKYQIFDGLG from the exons ATGGTGGTGCGGCACGGCTCCAACAGGCACGGGGGCGGCCAGACTGACCATAGCAGAAGCTTCACCGAGCGCGGCGAAAGCTCCACCCCTCCTCCCACTGGCAAGAAGACGGAGGCGAACAAGATCCGCTCCGACGTGGCACGCATCCGCGGGAGATACCGCTACCGCAACTACGGCATCGCGGCGCCGTCCGCCTTCGCCAATCGGGAGTCCGACCGCTACCGCCGCTGCCGCGCCTCCGCCCCTTCCGCGGCGTCCTCGTCGTCGAGCTCCCGCCAGCGCTCGTCGACGGTGTTGGTG CCGAAGTTCGCGCCCGGCGACTACCTCAACGACGCCGAGCTAGAgcgcctcctgccgcagctcgGCGTGAATGCAGGGCTCGCGCCCGGCGACTTCGTTGAGCGCAACCTCGACATCGTCGTCGGCCTCATCTCGCGCTCGAGCCAGCGCGACGCGGACAAGGCAGAGGAGTGGCGGCGCGTCACGGAGGGGCAGGGCAGG TTGTGCGACTCCAACCTCCCACCGCGTACGAGCAGGAAGGAATTCCCCACGCCTCGCCTCtgctccagcacgccgccggcgaTCCTCCTCCACCCTGCCGATTTCCCAAATCCACCTCCGCCACTCCTCCTCCAGACCTCCACGCCGCCACTTTCCCGATTCCGCCACCACTCCACAACGCCGATGTCGCGCCTCCGCCCCCTCCGTCGcagctcctcctccacttccaccTCGCCGCCATCACGTTCCTGGTCACCCCACGCTGCCTTTCCGGCGGCCACGGGCCGTGTCCGCACCGGAACGCTTAGCCAGGAGGATGCACACAACCTGTTCGACGAATTGCTGCGCCAAGCCACCccggtccccgagcgctccctcaACGGCTTCCTTGCTGCGCTCGCCCGAGCTCCGTCCTACGACGACCGCAGAAGCGGCCCCGCTCTTGCCGTCGCTCTCTTCAACCGCGTGTGCCAAGAAGATGTCGGCCTGCAGGTGGCGCCGCCCACAGTCTGCACCTTTGCCATCCTCATGGACTGCTGCTGCCGCGCACGTCGACCGGACCTTGGGCTTGCCTTCTTCGGCCGTTTCCTCAAAGAAGGTATGAAAACAAACCAGATCATCGCCAACACCTTCCTCAAGTGCTTCTGCGATGCAAAACGGACAGATGAGGCTGTGGACGTACTGCTTCATAGGATGTCTGAGCTTGGCTGTGTGCCTGATGTTATCTCATACAACACAGTTCTCAAGAGGTTATGTGAAGATAGCAGGAGCCAGCAAGCACTTGACCTGCTCCTTACGCTGGCAAGAGAAGGAGGTGGCTGTTCCCCCGACGTGGTGTCATACAGCACGGTCATCCATGGCTTCTTTAGAGAGGGTGAAATAGGCAAAGCATGCAATCTCTTCCATGAAATGCTGCAGCAAGGAGTTGTGCCCAGTGTGGTCACATACAGCTCGGTTATTGATGCATTGTGCAAGGCCAGAGCAATGGACAAGGCAGAGCTAATCCTTCGGCACATGGCTGATAATGGTGTTCGACCCGATAGTGTGACATTCAATTGCATGATCAATGGATATTCCACATCAGAGCGGTGGAAAGAGGCAGCTAAAATGTTCAAAGAAATGATAAGCCTAGGTCTTGTACCAAATATTATTACTTGCAGCTCGCTCATTGCTTCCCTTTGCAAGCATGGGAGAAGCAAAGAAGCTGCACAAATTTTTGATTCCATGACTGCCAAAGGACACAAACCTGATATCACCTCGTACTCTATTTTGCTACATGGGTATGGCAATGAAGGATTTTTACTTGATATGGTTAACCTCTTTAATTCAATGAAAAACAACGGCATTGTACCCAACTGCCGTGTTTTCAACATATTAATTGGCGCGTATGCTAAATGTGGAATGATGGATGAAGCTATGCTCATATTTTCCGAAATGCAGGGATGGGGAGTGTGTCCAGATTTAGTCACCTATTCAACTGTAATAGCCGCACTTTGTAGAATGGGTAGACTGGGAGATGCTAAGGAAAAATTCAGTGAGATGATTGTTGTGGGAATACAGCCGGAAAAGGTTGTTTATCATTGCTTAATTCAGGGTTGTTGTATGCATGGTGATCTGGTTAAAGCGAAAGAGTTGGTTTCTGAAATGGTGAACAAAGGTATTCCTCGTCCTAACATCGTGTTCTTCAATTCAGTAATAAATAGTCTATGCAAAGACGGAAGGGTTGTGGATGCACAAGATACATTTGACTTAGTTATACACATTGGTGAGAGGCCGGATGTCATTACTTTTAATTCACTGATTGACGGGTATGGCTTAGTCGGCAAGATGGATAAAACACTTCGAGTGCTTGATGCCATGGTATCAGAAGGTGTTGAGCCTAATGTTGTTACATACAATACACTTGTGAATAGTTATTTTAAAAATGGAAGGTTCGATGATGGTTTAGCTCTATTCACAGAAATGTTGTCCAAGAGAGTTAAACCTACAACTGTCACATATGGCATCATATTGGATGGTTTATTTCGTGCTGGGAGAACCGATGATGCAAAGAAAAGGTTCCATGAGATGATCCAAAGTGGAATAGCTGTCAACATTTCCATATACAATATAATTCTTGGAGGGCTTTGCAGAAATAATTGTGCCGGCGAAGCAATGACGTTGTTCCATAAATTAGCTGAAATGAATGTAAAGTTTGATATCAAAACACTCAATATCATGATCGATGCAATGTACAAAGTTCGGAAAAGAGAAGAAGCTAAAAAATTATTTGCTGCAATATCAAACGGTGGGTTGGTACCTAATGTTTTTACTTATAGCATAGTGATAAAAAATCTTCTAAAGGAAGGATCACTGGAAGAAGCTGACAATATCTTTTCATCAATGGAGAAGATTGGTTGTGCTCCGAGCTCCCGTCT